One window of Apteryx mantelli isolate bAptMan1 chromosome 8, bAptMan1.hap1, whole genome shotgun sequence genomic DNA carries:
- the LOC106494067 gene encoding regulator of G-protein signaling 8 isoform X1, translating to MAALLIPRRNRGMRTRLGCLSHKSDSYNDFTAILPDKPNRALKRLSTEEATRWADSFDVLLSHKYGLAAFRAFLKTEFSEENLEFWLACEDFKKTRSATKLASKAQRIFEEFIDVQAPREVNIDFQTRELTRRNMQEPSLSCFDQAQGKVHSLMEKDSYPRFLRSKIYTDLLSQTQRRLS from the exons ATGGCTGCCTTACTGATCCCGCGGAG GAACAGAGGGATGAGGACTCGCCTGGGCTGCCTGTCTCACAAATCAGACTCATATAATGATTTCACAGCTATTCTTCCGGACAAGCCCAACCGGGCTTTGAA aaGACTATCAACAGAAGAGGCTACAAGATGGGCAGATTCTTTTGATGTCCTTTTGTCCCACAAAT ATGGGCTGGCTGCTTTCCGTGCTTTCCTGAAAACGGAGTTCAGCGAGGAGAACCTGGAGTTCTGGCTTGCCTGTGAGGACTTCAAGAAGACCCGGTCAGCGACCAAACTGGCGTCCAAGGCCCAGCGAATCTTTGAGGAGTTCATTGATGTGCAGGCTCCTCGAGAG GTGAACATAGACTTCCAGACACGGGAGTTGACAAGAAGAAATATGCAGGAgccctctctctcttgctttgaCCAAGCCCAGGGGAAGGTGCACAGCCTGATGGAGAAAGACTCTTACCCCAGGTTCCTGAGATCTAAAATTTACACAGACCTGCTATCTCAAACCCAGAGGAGGCTCAGTTAG